The Candidatus Ozemobacteraceae bacterium genomic interval GGCATGCCGGTTCGCGAATGGCAGACTCCCGAAAGCATCAATACCGTCGTCCTGTACGGCCGCAGACTTCCTGTACCGTCGCCCATCACCCCGCTGAATTGGGCGAAAGCCGGACTGGATCTGGCTCTCCGTGAATATGAACGCATTGCCATCTCAAAAAAAGAATTGAAATAATTATAATTTTTCTGGCTATTCCGAGATATCTGTGTTACGATATGATTACTTCGATAGATTCATCCGTGTAAGTTACTCTGTGGTGCGTTCCGCGTGCGGTCCATTGTGGGGATTTGCTGAGGGTGTCGTTTCGGAGAACATATTCAGGAGGTTCCCAAATGGAACGTGGTACAGTGAAGTGGTTCAATGCTGACAAGGGTTACGGATTCATCACCCGCGAGAACGGCGAGAAGGATGCTTTCGTTCATCACCGGTCGATCACCGGCACCGGCTTCAAGACCCTCGACGAGGGCCAGGCCGTCCAGTTCGAGATCGAAGCCGGCCCCAAGGGTCCGCAGGCGACCAACGTCACCAAGATCTAATATCAACTGATATAAAAAAGGCCCCCGAAAGGGGGCCTTTTTTCACGTCGCATTTTCGGTATTTTCACGGGCGGGAACGCCCTCGCGAGAGTTGGCGTCTCTCCCCGGGCGCCGGTGAAATCCTATGCGTCTCATATGTCAGGCGGTTAGTACTACTCGTCTTGTATGTTCAGTTGGGGGTGTTAACGTAGATGTTGAATTTGG includes:
- a CDS encoding cold-shock protein, with translation MERGTVKWFNADKGYGFITRENGEKDAFVHHRSITGTGFKTLDEGQAVQFEIEAGPKGPQATNVTKI